One genomic segment of Candidatus Krumholzibacteriia bacterium includes these proteins:
- a CDS encoding STAS domain-containing protein, whose translation MSLHVERVGEVAVVVPEGMLRGGKETDELQNVLRKLIYDGQKKTILDLAKTSHITSLAIGVLTGVHASAKTKGLRFCMCNIESRIQSVLLTLMLLNIFVVYPNRAEALKALAED comes from the coding sequence ATGAGCTTGCACGTCGAACGCGTCGGCGAGGTGGCCGTGGTCGTGCCCGAAGGGATGCTCAGGGGCGGCAAGGAAACGGACGAGCTGCAGAACGTGCTGCGGAAGCTCATCTACGACGGGCAAAAGAAGACCATTCTGGATCTCGCGAAAACCTCGCACATCACCAGCCTCGCCATCGGCGTGCTCACCGGGGTGCACGCCAGCGCCAAGACCAAGGGGCTGCGGTTCTGTATGTGCAACATCGAGTCCCGCATCCAGAGCGTCCTCTTGACACTCATGCTGCTCAACATCTTCGTGGTCTATCCCAACCGGGCAGAGGCTCTGAAGGCGCTGGCGGAGGACTGA
- a CDS encoding arsenosugar biosynthesis-associated peroxidase-like protein: MSHYYDDKDLPRFPEMGTEAPELWEKFSAWYAAVFREGALSEREKALIALAVAHAVQCPYCIDAYSQTCLEKGSNAEQMTEAVHVAAAIRGGSSLVHGVQMRHHVERLSM; the protein is encoded by the coding sequence ATGAGCCACTATTACGACGACAAGGACTTGCCGCGCTTTCCGGAGATGGGCACCGAGGCCCCGGAGCTGTGGGAGAAGTTCAGCGCCTGGTACGCCGCCGTCTTTCGCGAAGGCGCGCTCTCGGAACGCGAGAAGGCCCTCATCGCCCTCGCCGTCGCCCACGCAGTCCAGTGCCCGTACTGCATCGACGCCTACAGCCAGACCTGTCTCGAGAAGGGCTCCAATGCCGAGCAGATGACCGAGGCGGTGCACGTGGCGGCGGCGATCCGCGGCGGCTCCTCCCTCGTGCACGGTGTCCAGATGCGGCACCATGTCGAACGCCTCTCCATGTGA
- the arsS gene encoding arsenosugar biosynthesis radical SAM (seleno)protein ArsS (Some members of this family are selenoproteins.) has product MPTTTSLLRRSHPLADPALQRQRLEGTPLRRNFAAALDASGLLPFRATSIDTLQINLGKLCNQTCRHCHVDAGPDRRESMPPEVVEACLRVLETAAIPTLDITGGAPELHPQFRALVTRARALGRRVLDRCNLTVLLLPKHDDLPAFLAAHRVEVIASLPSTNARQTDAQRGSGVYEGSLVGLRRLNAVGYGRDPELVLDLITNPVGAFLPANQAALEAEWKHWLKQHHDIDFNHLYTITNMPISRFLEYLLDSGNYESYMERLVNAYNPPAAAGVMCRNLLSVGWDGKLYDCDFNQMLELPVEAAVPTTVFGFEAEALARRRIVIGNHCFGCTAGGGSSCGGATVS; this is encoded by the coding sequence ATGCCGACGACGACCTCTCTCCTCCGGCGCTCCCATCCCCTGGCGGACCCGGCGCTGCAGCGCCAGCGCTTGGAGGGCACGCCACTCCGCCGGAACTTCGCCGCCGCCCTGGATGCGAGCGGCCTGCTGCCGTTCCGCGCCACCAGCATCGACACCCTGCAGATCAACCTGGGCAAGCTCTGCAACCAGACTTGCCGCCACTGCCACGTGGACGCGGGACCGGACCGGCGGGAGAGCATGCCGCCGGAAGTCGTGGAAGCTTGCCTCCGCGTCCTCGAGACAGCGGCCATCCCGACGCTGGACATCACCGGCGGCGCCCCCGAGCTGCACCCCCAGTTCCGTGCCCTCGTGACCCGCGCCCGCGCGCTCGGCCGCCGCGTTCTCGATCGCTGCAACCTCACCGTGCTGCTGCTCCCCAAGCACGACGACCTTCCGGCCTTCCTGGCGGCGCACCGCGTCGAGGTGATCGCCTCGCTGCCCTCCACCAACGCGCGCCAGACCGACGCGCAGCGCGGCAGCGGTGTGTACGAAGGGTCCCTGGTGGGTTTGCGGCGCTTGAACGCCGTCGGCTATGGGCGGGATCCGGAGCTGGTGCTCGACCTGATTACCAATCCGGTGGGCGCTTTCCTGCCGGCGAACCAGGCCGCCCTCGAAGCGGAATGGAAGCACTGGCTGAAGCAGCACCATGACATCGATTTCAACCATCTCTACACGATCACCAACATGCCCATCAGCCGCTTCCTCGAGTACCTGCTCGACTCGGGCAACTACGAGTCGTACATGGAGCGCCTGGTGAATGCCTACAACCCGCCCGCCGCCGCCGGCGTCATGTGCCGCAACCTCCTCTCCGTGGGCTGGGACGGCAAGCTCTACGACTGCGACTTCAATCAGATGCTCGAGCTGCCGGTGGAGGCGGCGGTGCCGACCACCGTCTTCGGCTTCGAAGCCGAGGCTCTCGCTCGCCGCCGCATCGTGATCGGCAACCATTGCTTCGGCTGCACCGCCGGCGGCGGCTCGAGCTGCGGCGGCGCCACGGTGAGTTGA